In the Aneurinibacillus soli genome, one interval contains:
- a CDS encoding phage major capsid protein: MKKIREMREKRASLVEESRKLIERAEQEKRGMTADEEQQFDKIMADVDQLRKDIDREERQIELEMELNQRQHDPTRNNPGAGSGADPEHRDDPRETQEYRDTFMRFMLNGRESMSNEELRSLMAGNDASGGYIVAPKKFVNELLKKVDDAVVIRQLARVIPLDTAKSLGVPTLEEDIDDAEWTSELAYGNEGTVKFGNRELTPHPLAKWIKVSNKLLRTGAMNVEDLINGRLAYKFAVTMEKAYMTGDGDKKPLGLFTKSENGISSKRDVSGGNTATVIKPDSLIEAKYSLKPQYLPRAKWIYHRDVIKEIRKLKDNNGQYIWQAGIANGAPDRILELPYVMSEYAPNDVSSGNYVGILGDFQFYWIADALDFQMQRLLELFAKTNQTGFLGRMESDGMPVMEEAFVRLKMG; this comes from the coding sequence ATGAAAAAGATTAGAGAGATGCGTGAGAAACGCGCGTCATTGGTGGAAGAAAGTCGTAAACTGATCGAACGTGCCGAACAGGAAAAACGCGGCATGACAGCTGATGAAGAGCAGCAGTTTGACAAGATCATGGCCGATGTAGACCAGTTGAGAAAGGACATTGACCGTGAAGAACGTCAGATTGAACTTGAAATGGAGCTGAATCAGCGGCAACATGACCCGACACGAAACAATCCTGGTGCAGGATCGGGAGCAGATCCGGAACATCGCGATGATCCGCGTGAAACACAGGAATATCGCGATACGTTTATGCGATTCATGCTTAACGGTCGTGAATCGATGAGTAACGAAGAGCTTAGATCACTGATGGCAGGTAATGATGCGAGTGGTGGCTACATTGTGGCACCGAAAAAGTTTGTGAATGAGCTGCTGAAAAAGGTGGATGATGCCGTTGTCATTCGTCAGCTGGCGCGAGTGATCCCGTTGGATACAGCCAAGAGTTTGGGTGTCCCGACCTTAGAGGAAGATATCGACGATGCCGAATGGACATCCGAACTCGCCTACGGAAATGAAGGCACGGTCAAGTTCGGTAATCGGGAGCTTACCCCACATCCATTAGCAAAATGGATAAAAGTATCGAACAAGCTTCTCCGAACAGGCGCTATGAACGTGGAAGACTTAATCAACGGACGTCTAGCTTATAAGTTTGCGGTTACGATGGAGAAAGCTTATATGACAGGTGATGGAGATAAAAAGCCACTTGGACTGTTTACGAAGTCAGAAAACGGAATTAGTTCGAAACGGGATGTATCTGGTGGGAATACGGCTACAGTGATTAAACCAGATAGCCTGATTGAGGCGAAATACAGCCTGAAACCACAATATCTTCCACGTGCCAAATGGATTTATCACCGTGACGTGATTAAGGAAATTCGCAAATTGAAAGATAATAATGGGCAATACATCTGGCAGGCTGGTATTGCAAACGGTGCTCCGGACCGTATTCTCGAATTGCCATATGTCATGAGCGAATATGCTCCAAATGATGTTTCAAGTGGTAACTACGTAGGTATTTTGGGTGATTTTCAATTCTACTGGATTGCAGATGCCCTCGATTTCCAAATGCAGCGCCTGCTTGAGCTGTTTGCTAAGACAAATCAAACAGGTTTCCTTGGTCGTATGGAAAGTGACGGTATGCCGGTCATGGAAGAAGCATTTGTACGTCTGAAAATGGGTTGA
- a CDS encoding head-tail adaptor protein, whose translation MRIGKMNKRITIERLHTTVSGARLVETWEEVASRWAYFDNLQSLRVVLRYLPDVEPGMRILYGQKIFDVEDVKDVEERQKEIHLTVKQVDLFRMDTEVHIYRVTGTKGQYNLVSASKELITTVLCKPVFEVPIQSDADGKPLEFKVSKKIIVPLDTDIRLGDEIHLGGRQYLVKDVLSCRHWLEVLFESEVIGHDRY comes from the coding sequence ATGAGAATCGGAAAAATGAATAAGCGGATCACCATTGAGCGCCTTCACACGACCGTTTCTGGCGCTCGTCTGGTGGAAACATGGGAAGAAGTCGCGTCCCGATGGGCATATTTTGATAATCTTCAGTCCCTTCGTGTTGTACTCCGGTATCTACCTGATGTAGAACCAGGTATGCGCATTCTGTATGGTCAGAAAATCTTCGATGTGGAAGATGTGAAGGACGTTGAAGAGAGACAGAAAGAGATACACCTTACGGTGAAACAGGTGGATCTCTTTCGTATGGACACCGAAGTGCACATATATCGTGTGACTGGAACAAAAGGTCAATACAATCTGGTCAGTGCCAGCAAAGAACTGATTACTACGGTCCTCTGCAAACCAGTATTCGAGGTTCCGATCCAATCCGATGCAGATGGAAAACCGCTAGAGTTCAAAGTTTCAAAGAAAATCATTGTACCGTTAGACACGGATATCCGGCTGGGAGATGAGATTCACCTGGGAGGCAGGCAATATCTCGTGAAAGATGTGCTGTCTTGCCGACACTGGCTGGAAGTCTTGTTTGAATCCGAGGTGATTGGTCATGACCGTTATTGA
- a CDS encoding HNH endonuclease signature motif containing protein, whose protein sequence is MFLARNPLCKECQAEGNTVVAEVVDHIIPHKGDHVLFWDEKNWQPLCKRHHDSKTAKEDGGFGNYIPLSMDKSDGGGAGKG, encoded by the coding sequence ATGTTTCTGGCAAGGAATCCATTGTGTAAAGAGTGCCAGGCAGAAGGGAATACGGTGGTAGCGGAAGTTGTTGACCATATTATTCCGCATAAAGGTGACCATGTATTGTTTTGGGACGAAAAGAACTGGCAGCCACTTTGTAAAAGACACCATGATTCGAAAACTGCTAAAGAAGATGGAGGATTCGGTAATTATATCCCTTTATCGATGGATAAGAGTGATGGAGGTGGAGCCGGAAAGGGGTAG
- a CDS encoding phage tail tube protein, translated as MERELIGRNLSVQDDNGDPLQTIKEIEVILKPENLDIVRARRMSKTKQLVGYEIPVKIVMSKLESRLRYRLLDLFKQGKTMYLPRVTGALEDRITGNTERVLITGIHIHGDIDIIVAKIDENKGIDITLEGTATDFDFVEKFPEYMA; from the coding sequence ATGGAACGCGAACTGATTGGCCGTAATCTATCCGTACAGGATGATAACGGAGATCCTCTTCAAACAATCAAGGAGATTGAGGTCATCCTAAAGCCGGAAAATTTGGATATTGTCCGGGCTCGTCGTATGTCTAAAACCAAGCAACTTGTCGGATATGAAATCCCAGTAAAGATTGTCATGTCAAAACTGGAATCACGTCTGCGTTACAGACTGCTTGATCTGTTCAAGCAAGGGAAAACGATGTATCTCCCTCGTGTTACAGGGGCGTTGGAAGATAGAATTACTGGAAACACCGAACGAGTTCTCATTACTGGTATTCACATTCATGGTGACATTGATATCATCGTAGCCAAGATTGATGAAAACAAAGGAATCGACATTACACTGGAAGGAACGGCCACTGATTTCGATTTTGTAGAGAAGTTCCCAGAGTATATGGCATAG
- a CDS encoding terminase large subunit — translation MLKEWLIDYSYDVLNGAIVACQKHKWACERFLRDIEREGSDDFPYIFDEEKAWRFLKWMTLFKHTKGKLQGQDIQPDFIQIFVFGNIYGWVQQKNRYRRFKKSYWQVGRKNAKSQSLACVSSYESMALGENMSEVYIGATKTEQSKIVWKETAAQIKGCRFLKGKYKIAYGKIEHLKSGSFIEALSKDANKSGDGFNPQCGIIDEYHAHKTSEIYDVLDSGMGARVQPLMMVITTAGFELQNPCYSVEYLYVSKILDPDNPIENEEYFVMINELEKDDDIKDENNWAKANPILCSYEEGVSYLRGQLKAALDVPEKMRNFLTKNMNIWVDQKENGYMPMNKWNECGKEPMPDLQGREGYGGIDLSKTIDLTSVSFEFPLDDGRIAVLSHSFMPEDTIAAKRQTDKVPYDLWVKQGWITATPGAVVDYKFIAAYIKEQIQQNKWKLKEIGFDPYNATHFAQEMQMDGYEMLEIRQGVKTLSEPTKKFRELVLQNKIVHNNNPVLSWAISNAVTKQDAQENIMLDKDKSTDRIDPIASLITAHVRVMRIGFENRPSIYEKQDIRTI, via the coding sequence ATGCTTAAGGAATGGCTTATTGATTATTCTTATGATGTCTTGAATGGTGCAATTGTCGCCTGTCAGAAACATAAATGGGCATGCGAAAGGTTTTTACGTGATATAGAAAGAGAAGGATCTGATGACTTCCCTTATATATTTGACGAAGAAAAAGCATGGCGTTTTTTAAAGTGGATGACACTATTCAAACATACAAAAGGTAAATTACAGGGGCAGGATATTCAACCTGATTTCATACAGATATTCGTTTTTGGAAATATTTATGGATGGGTTCAACAGAAAAATAGATACAGACGCTTTAAGAAATCTTACTGGCAGGTCGGAAGAAAAAATGCGAAGTCACAAAGCCTTGCTTGTGTTTCTTCCTATGAATCTATGGCATTAGGCGAAAACATGTCTGAAGTCTATATAGGGGCTACAAAAACAGAGCAGTCTAAAATTGTTTGGAAGGAAACTGCAGCTCAAATAAAAGGATGCAGATTTTTGAAGGGGAAATATAAAATTGCTTATGGAAAAATAGAGCATTTGAAATCCGGCTCATTTATTGAAGCACTGTCTAAGGATGCTAATAAGTCTGGGGATGGCTTTAATCCGCAATGTGGCATTATTGATGAGTACCATGCGCATAAAACCTCTGAAATTTATGATGTTTTAGATTCTGGCATGGGTGCCAGGGTGCAGCCGTTAATGATGGTAATTACAACTGCCGGATTTGAGTTGCAAAATCCTTGCTACTCTGTTGAATATTTATATGTTTCAAAAATATTAGACCCTGACAACCCCATTGAAAATGAAGAATACTTTGTAATGATCAATGAATTAGAGAAGGATGATGATATTAAAGATGAAAATAATTGGGCGAAAGCAAATCCTATCCTTTGTTCATATGAGGAAGGAGTAAGCTATTTAAGAGGTCAATTAAAAGCGGCGCTTGATGTTCCAGAGAAGATGCGGAACTTCCTCACAAAAAACATGAACATATGGGTTGACCAGAAAGAAAACGGTTATATGCCTATGAACAAATGGAACGAGTGTGGAAAAGAGCCAATGCCGGATCTGCAAGGTCGTGAAGGCTATGGTGGTATTGACCTTTCAAAAACAATCGACTTGACCAGTGTAAGTTTTGAGTTTCCTCTTGATGACGGAAGGATTGCTGTACTCAGCCATTCTTTCATGCCGGAGGATACGATTGCTGCCAAACGACAAACCGATAAGGTTCCGTATGATCTATGGGTGAAGCAAGGGTGGATTACAGCTACTCCAGGCGCTGTGGTTGATTACAAGTTCATTGCGGCATACATCAAAGAGCAGATTCAACAAAATAAGTGGAAGCTCAAAGAGATAGGCTTTGATCCGTACAATGCTACTCACTTTGCACAAGAGATGCAAATGGACGGATATGAAATGCTTGAAATCCGCCAGGGTGTCAAGACGCTTTCAGAGCCGACTAAGAAATTCCGTGAATTAGTTCTGCAAAACAAGATTGTACACAATAATAACCCAGTCTTATCCTGGGCCATATCAAATGCAGTAACGAAACAAGATGCACAAGAGAACATCATGTTAGATAAAGATAAATCAACGGATCGAATTGACCCGATTGCTTCTTTGATTACGGCGCATGTCCGTGTTATGCGGATTGGATTCGAGAATCGACCATCCATTTACGAGAAACAAGACATCAGAACGATTTAA
- a CDS encoding HK97 family phage prohead protease, with product MNDEKNEKFEQRTFTLSNIEVRMEGEAGAPTVSGDVVMFEQLSVPLWGFREKVRKGAFDKSLRKSIIKALWNHNSDLVLGSTKNRTLRLWEDDMALRFELDLPNTTWGKDAAESIRRGDVDGVSFGFEVVKDEWDYDDPSDVIRTLIEVNLYEISPTPFPAYPDSSVDMRSAKRTFERFTASRDAENQEAAKEEQEQRKQKFDAMRKRIALAEMEA from the coding sequence ATGAATGACGAGAAAAACGAAAAGTTCGAACAGCGGACCTTCACGCTGTCCAATATTGAAGTGCGAATGGAAGGAGAAGCGGGAGCGCCGACTGTTTCCGGCGATGTTGTTATGTTTGAACAGTTATCTGTTCCACTTTGGGGTTTTCGAGAGAAGGTTCGAAAAGGGGCGTTTGATAAATCGCTACGTAAGTCGATCATTAAGGCTCTCTGGAACCATAATTCGGATCTGGTACTTGGAAGCACAAAGAACCGGACACTCCGTCTCTGGGAAGATGACATGGCACTCCGTTTTGAATTGGATCTTCCGAATACAACATGGGGCAAGGATGCAGCAGAATCGATCCGGCGTGGGGATGTAGACGGTGTGAGCTTCGGTTTTGAAGTTGTGAAGGATGAATGGGATTACGATGATCCATCCGATGTGATTCGCACACTGATCGAAGTCAATCTGTATGAGATTTCTCCAACACCATTCCCGGCATATCCAGACAGTTCCGTCGATATGCGCAGCGCAAAGCGAACGTTTGAACGATTCACAGCGTCTCGTGATGCGGAGAACCAAGAAGCAGCAAAAGAAGAGCAGGAACAACGAAAACAAAAGTTTGATGCTATGCGCAAGCGAATTGCGCTGGCGGAAATGGAGGCGTAG
- a CDS encoding phage tail sheath subtilisin-like domain-containing protein, whose translation MSIQRNRAGAYVELMAKAKARVIPTTGRVLIPYQAEWGQPNFAVDMADDAERLKETGKLVDEVELAAENGATVVGYRITNEAEKAASHTVADSHIIEARYPGKRGEDFEYAIRTSLVDASKKEIIVRDTKMIYETETYLVADQADAEEKLKKSAMVRFKANGSATLANLDYTPLTGAVSGTATITAAQWSGIFNRVDGLDFDVFYLPSTDPAIQAACKQWLLDRRTKARRLAQLVVAGEASKDDDIEAHNVRSRAMNARFIINCSIAGQHDNEKVYDSVQWAAWVAGLAAGTPANKSFTGVRVPMKLAKIDWSHSEVMKGLSEGTLMATRDGYDYIIESAVNTLTSLGPGEREDFGKIRVSMTMDQILNDIYSVGKKMKARLDNDKDGRGLFIAACLEYLKIRAKQKAIAEGYTFTESATKVSDFDFAFFDLYAQPLDAIEAFFINWEVA comes from the coding sequence ATGTCGATTCAACGGAATAGAGCAGGAGCATATGTAGAGTTAATGGCAAAAGCGAAGGCGCGTGTCATTCCCACTACAGGTCGTGTATTGATTCCGTACCAGGCGGAATGGGGACAACCAAATTTTGCGGTAGACATGGCAGACGATGCAGAGCGTTTGAAAGAAACAGGGAAACTGGTGGATGAGGTCGAGTTGGCTGCCGAGAACGGAGCTACGGTTGTCGGGTACCGTATTACGAATGAAGCAGAGAAAGCGGCTTCCCATACCGTAGCGGATAGCCACATCATCGAAGCGCGATATCCGGGTAAACGCGGTGAGGATTTTGAATATGCTATCCGGACAAGTCTTGTTGATGCCTCAAAGAAAGAAATCATTGTACGCGACACCAAAATGATTTATGAGACGGAAACATATCTGGTGGCCGATCAAGCAGATGCGGAAGAAAAGTTGAAGAAATCAGCTATGGTACGCTTTAAAGCGAATGGAAGCGCAACGCTGGCAAATCTGGATTACACACCACTTACTGGTGCTGTATCCGGTACGGCCACGATTACAGCTGCACAATGGAGCGGCATTTTCAATCGAGTAGATGGGCTTGATTTCGATGTATTCTATCTACCTTCTACGGACCCGGCTATCCAGGCTGCATGCAAGCAATGGCTACTGGATCGCAGAACAAAGGCGCGTAGGTTGGCGCAGTTGGTTGTTGCAGGCGAAGCAAGCAAAGATGACGATATCGAAGCACACAACGTTCGTTCTCGTGCTATGAATGCCCGGTTCATCATCAATTGCTCGATTGCGGGCCAGCATGACAATGAGAAAGTATATGATTCTGTTCAATGGGCGGCATGGGTGGCGGGGCTGGCGGCGGGAACACCAGCTAACAAGTCATTTACAGGTGTCCGGGTACCGATGAAGTTGGCGAAGATCGACTGGAGCCACAGCGAAGTGATGAAGGGTCTGTCAGAAGGAACGCTGATGGCGACTCGCGATGGTTACGACTACATCATTGAGTCAGCCGTCAATACGTTGACTTCACTTGGACCGGGTGAGCGAGAGGACTTCGGGAAAATCCGTGTATCCATGACGATGGACCAAATTCTGAATGACATTTACTCTGTCGGCAAGAAAATGAAGGCGCGGCTGGATAACGACAAGGATGGACGCGGACTCTTTATCGCGGCTTGCCTGGAGTACTTGAAGATTCGCGCCAAACAGAAGGCCATCGCGGAAGGGTATACGTTCACAGAGTCCGCAACTAAAGTGAGCGATTTCGACTTTGCTTTCTTCGATCTTTATGCACAACCACTCGATGCGATTGAAGCATTCTTTATTAACTGGGAGGTGGCGTAG
- a CDS encoding HK97 gp10 family phage protein, which produces MTVIDFDGFTRKLTQLQRDRLPHIMQDVIASLGDKMLNEIVAEIQSQGLVRTELMKESFQKGGYKNVWRWDADRNAVTLEVGSKLFYTTFVNDGYTIKKTKDRRGRRIKPRTFIGRHFVDISLDNFQGGMNALIMQKLQKELNHIL; this is translated from the coding sequence ATGACCGTTATTGATTTTGACGGGTTCACACGAAAACTTACTCAGCTGCAGCGTGATCGCCTTCCTCATATCATGCAAGATGTGATTGCTTCATTAGGGGATAAGATGCTCAATGAAATCGTAGCTGAAATCCAAAGTCAAGGACTTGTTCGCACGGAATTGATGAAGGAATCCTTTCAAAAAGGTGGCTATAAGAATGTCTGGCGGTGGGATGCAGATCGGAATGCCGTTACATTGGAAGTCGGTTCTAAGCTGTTCTATACAACATTCGTCAATGACGGATATACAATCAAAAAAACAAAAGACCGGCGTGGGCGTCGAATCAAGCCCCGTACCTTTATCGGACGTCATTTCGTGGATATCTCGTTGGACAACTTCCAGGGCGGCATGAATGCGCTGATTATGCAGAAGCTGCAGAAGGAGTTGAACCATATCTTATGA
- a CDS encoding phage portal protein has protein sequence MKLPVLSRMFGRFFEKRSEQEAAGGSLSGWMRGQSVEEISANENNSLQLTAVWACVRILSETIASLPLNVYQQMDGGKEKAKDHPLYDVLHNVANEEMTAFKFRETAQLHLSLWGNCYAEVEYDKAGRIRGLWPLLPDRTKPVRAKGKKELYYETTIDGQRISLPRERVLHIPGLGFDGLIGYAPLEMARKSFELGMYAERFGSDFFKNGTNVGAVVTHPGTLNDGSFERLRKSLQEKYEGLGKAHRMMLLEEGMTFAKNMIPPNDAQFLETRKFQISEIARFFRVPPHMLADLDRSTFGNIEHQSIEFVTHTIRPWLVRWEQQMQKDLLSEEDRKKFSISHVIDGLLRGDIKSRYEAYSIGRQNGWLSADDIRELEDMNALPDGQGKVYLVPLNMMPAQYVIDGPDTQGNESGTTSEERSLQAQKVAELRRIRQRRVYELRSRVTKNYRKTLDRAFSRIAEKEAGDVLQKANELFQQRNIDLFNLWLDDYYDDFQVYFEEEMMPVILSLADTIIQGVADELEAEEEISLQPFIAAIVTSMALRYITRSKNRITKVINDGVSNSVGLVEVIEKETTRWKEKRPEQEAKRQSVRTANAVAKAAYKKHGVRELVWVTSSGEVCDFCKRLDGKIIGIDQAFVAEGEDLVGNEDEMPLKPKKNIKHPPLHNGCECGIAANR, from the coding sequence TTGAAACTGCCGGTTCTATCACGAATGTTCGGGCGATTTTTTGAGAAAAGAAGCGAACAAGAAGCAGCTGGAGGCAGTCTTTCTGGCTGGATGCGCGGGCAAAGTGTCGAGGAGATTAGCGCCAATGAAAATAATTCGCTTCAGCTCACGGCTGTTTGGGCATGTGTTCGGATTCTATCAGAAACGATCGCCTCCTTACCTCTCAATGTATATCAGCAGATGGACGGTGGGAAAGAAAAAGCAAAAGATCATCCGTTGTACGATGTGCTGCACAATGTCGCCAATGAAGAAATGACAGCTTTTAAGTTTCGAGAGACAGCACAGCTTCACCTTTCGCTTTGGGGCAATTGTTATGCTGAGGTTGAATACGATAAGGCCGGGAGAATACGTGGGCTTTGGCCACTACTGCCAGATCGAACAAAGCCGGTGAGGGCTAAGGGAAAGAAAGAGCTATACTATGAGACCACAATCGATGGACAACGTATAAGTTTGCCACGAGAGCGTGTTCTGCATATACCTGGTCTTGGTTTTGATGGACTGATTGGATATGCCCCTCTGGAAATGGCACGAAAATCATTTGAACTTGGGATGTATGCGGAACGATTCGGGAGCGATTTCTTTAAAAATGGAACCAATGTAGGTGCTGTAGTCACTCATCCAGGTACGTTGAACGATGGATCTTTTGAACGGTTGCGAAAATCGTTGCAGGAGAAATATGAGGGATTGGGTAAGGCGCATCGAATGATGCTCCTGGAAGAGGGGATGACGTTTGCCAAGAACATGATCCCTCCGAATGACGCTCAATTTTTAGAAACGCGCAAGTTTCAGATATCTGAAATCGCGCGTTTTTTTCGTGTTCCCCCTCATATGCTGGCTGACTTGGATAGGTCGACGTTTGGGAACATCGAGCACCAGTCCATTGAGTTTGTCACGCACACGATTCGTCCCTGGTTGGTCCGTTGGGAACAGCAGATGCAAAAGGATTTGCTGTCAGAGGAGGACAGAAAGAAATTTTCCATTAGCCATGTGATTGATGGCCTGCTACGTGGAGATATAAAAAGCCGGTATGAAGCGTATTCTATCGGTCGACAGAACGGATGGCTGAGTGCGGACGATATTCGAGAGCTGGAGGACATGAATGCCCTTCCGGATGGACAGGGCAAAGTCTATCTGGTTCCTCTCAATATGATGCCAGCACAGTATGTGATTGATGGTCCTGATACACAGGGAAATGAGTCGGGTACTACTTCGGAAGAACGGTCATTGCAAGCTCAGAAAGTAGCCGAACTGCGTAGGATTCGCCAGCGAAGAGTTTATGAACTACGCAGTCGTGTAACCAAAAACTATCGGAAGACGTTGGACCGAGCTTTCTCACGGATCGCGGAAAAAGAAGCAGGCGATGTGCTGCAGAAAGCGAATGAATTGTTCCAGCAGCGGAATATAGACCTGTTTAATCTGTGGCTTGATGATTATTACGATGATTTTCAGGTGTACTTCGAAGAAGAAATGATGCCGGTTATTCTTTCGCTGGCCGATACGATCATTCAAGGCGTTGCGGATGAACTGGAAGCCGAAGAAGAAATATCGCTACAGCCATTTATTGCAGCCATTGTGACTTCTATGGCGCTCCGGTATATTACCAGGTCAAAGAATCGAATCACTAAGGTCATAAATGATGGGGTTTCGAACAGTGTGGGCCTTGTAGAAGTGATTGAAAAAGAAACAACAAGGTGGAAAGAAAAGCGACCGGAGCAGGAAGCAAAACGCCAGTCAGTGCGGACGGCCAATGCGGTTGCGAAAGCGGCGTATAAAAAACACGGCGTTCGTGAACTTGTCTGGGTAACGTCAAGCGGAGAAGTATGCGACTTCTGTAAACGCCTGGACGGAAAAATAATTGGCATTGATCAAGCCTTTGTTGCCGAAGGTGAGGATCTGGTAGGCAATGAGGATGAAATGCCATTGAAGCCGAAAAAGAACATTAAACATCCACCTTTGCATAATGGTTGCGAATGTGGAATAGCGGCTAATCGATAA
- a CDS encoding head-tail connector protein, which yields MRLVSSPLAEPLSLAEAKTHLRVEYDEEDSLIQGLIRAAREYCENFQRRAYVSQVWELYLDRFPVQIETSRPPLLSVEAILYRDAEGMQHTLEQQAYIVDTAPEPGRILFKTAPTVALFPASPVTIRFVAGYAPVTTPTDDGGEHIDYVARVPDAVKQAMRLLIGHWYENREAVTIGQTPTTVPFAVEALLWQDRVF from the coding sequence ATGCGACTGGTCAGCTCGCCTCTTGCTGAACCGCTTTCGCTTGCGGAAGCGAAGACCCATTTGCGTGTGGAATATGACGAGGAAGATAGCTTGATTCAAGGCTTGATTCGAGCAGCACGCGAATACTGTGAGAATTTTCAGCGGCGCGCCTACGTTTCGCAAGTCTGGGAGTTGTATCTTGATCGCTTTCCGGTGCAAATAGAAACGTCAAGGCCGCCGCTTTTATCTGTGGAAGCGATTCTGTACCGGGATGCGGAAGGGATGCAGCATACCCTCGAACAGCAAGCGTACATCGTGGATACAGCACCCGAGCCAGGGCGAATTCTTTTTAAAACGGCTCCAACAGTCGCCCTTTTCCCGGCATCTCCGGTCACAATTCGTTTTGTGGCCGGGTATGCACCGGTTACGACTCCTACCGATGATGGAGGAGAACATATTGACTATGTTGCACGGGTACCCGATGCGGTAAAACAAGCTATGCGCTTACTGATCGGACACTGGTATGAGAATCGAGAGGCTGTCACAATTGGACAGACCCCTACGACCGTACCATTTGCGGTAGAGGCGTTGTTATGGCAGGATCGAGTGTTTTAG
- a CDS encoding phage terminase small subunit P27 family, producing the protein MAGQRQPVELLLIKGKKHLTKQEIEERKEREVKAPSDKVRPPAYLSPDLKKEFNKIAKELVRIGIMTNLDVDALARFVLARKMYLNITEALLSISPTEMVEYTKTDRKGTVIEEGTKMVANESYSELLLNQDKLFKQCRQAAGDLGLTISSRCRLVIPKKEEKEPDELEKTFGDV; encoded by the coding sequence ATGGCAGGGCAGCGACAACCCGTTGAATTGTTACTAATTAAAGGTAAGAAGCATCTAACGAAACAGGAGATTGAAGAACGGAAGGAAAGAGAAGTGAAGGCACCATCGGATAAAGTTCGTCCTCCGGCTTATCTTTCTCCTGACCTAAAAAAAGAGTTCAACAAGATTGCAAAAGAGTTGGTGCGCATTGGGATCATGACAAATCTCGATGTCGATGCGCTGGCGCGTTTCGTATTAGCAAGAAAGATGTACCTTAATATCACAGAAGCTTTGCTGAGTATTAGTCCTACCGAAATGGTTGAGTACACAAAAACAGACCGGAAGGGAACTGTTATTGAAGAAGGGACTAAGATGGTTGCAAATGAAAGCTACTCAGAGCTATTGCTCAACCAGGATAAACTTTTCAAGCAATGTAGACAGGCAGCTGGTGACCTTGGGCTAACAATTTCTTCGCGGTGTCGCCTTGTTATTCCTAAGAAAGAAGAGAAGGAACCGGATGAGTTAGAAAAAACATTTGGTGATGTTTAA